The following proteins are encoded in a genomic region of Triticum dicoccoides isolate Atlit2015 ecotype Zavitan chromosome 1B, WEW_v2.0, whole genome shotgun sequence:
- the LOC119309471 gene encoding ethylene-responsive transcription factor 1B-like, whose amino-acid sequence MADPSSTCAPPSSSSTSPRLSAGVVNFLARRAMNTHHRAAAAAAFPLHSPGSSTGSADSVPWSSCHHHHAPPTPPLPPFDTDEKLLLNTLSQHEAAAAPLKQEATDAEVAPGVGGGRAFRGVRKRPWGKYAAEIRDSTRNGVRVWLGTFESPEAAALAYDQAAFAMRGCAAVLNFPADQVRRSLEGAGEDVRGRAHGVSPVLALKRRHSMRSRKATASSPCRKAARGRPEGVVMELEDLGAEYLEELLGAADDMTASAYDSWCSGYHSI is encoded by the coding sequence ATGGCTGACCCAAGCAGCACGTGcgcgcctccttcttcttcttccacgtcgCCGCGGCTCAGCGCCGGCGTCGTCAACTTCTTGGCGCGCCGTGCCATGAACACGCACcaccgagcagcagcagcagcagcatttcCCCTCCACTCGCCGGGCTCCTCCACCGGCTCCGCCGACTCCGTGCCGTGGAgcagctgccaccaccaccacgcccCGCCCACGCCGCCCCTGCCGCCGTTCGACACCGACGAGAAGCTCCTGCTCAACACGCTCTCCCAGCACGAGGCAGCGGCGGCGCCGCTGAAGCAAGAGGCAACCGACGCCGAGGTGGCGCCCGGCGTGGGCGGCGGGCGCGCGTTCCGCGGCGTGCGGAAGCGGCCTTGGGGCAAGTACGCGGCGGAGATCCGGGACTCGACGCGGAATGGCGTCAGGGTTTGGCTAGGCACGTTCGAGAgcccggaggcggcggcgctggcctACGACCAGGCGGCCTTCGCCATGCGCGGCTGCGCCGCCGTCCTCAACTTCCCCGCCGACCAGGTCCGCCGCTCGCTCGAGGGCGCGGGGGAAGACGTGCGCGGCCGCGCCCACGGGGTGTCGCCCGTGCTGGCGCTCAAGCGGCGGCACTCCATGCGGAGCCGAAAGGCCACGGCGTCGTCGCCGTGCCGCAAGGCCGCCCGTGGCCGGCCGGAGGGCGTGGTGATGGAGCTGGAGGACCTTGGCGCGGAGTACCTCGAGGAACTGCTCGGCGCCGCCGACGACATGACGGCCTCGGCCTACGACTCATGGTGCTCGGGCTATCATTCCATCTGA